The following are encoded in a window of Rhizobium sp. 11515TR genomic DNA:
- the pdxA gene encoding 4-hydroxythreonine-4-phosphate dehydrogenase PdxA yields the protein MTQHLAITMGDPAGIGPEIIVKSAARLKDRLNEGKLKLTIIGSGPALRLAEQQLGLDIEIPETEMEEADWPNLCFIQADAEGEPILPGRLSADGGRMAFKAIEKGVQLALSGKVGGIVTAPLNKEALNKAGFHYAGHTELLAELTGARGSVMMLAHGNMRVSHVTTHVALEDVPKRLTPERLRLVIDLTDKALKNLGIASPKIAVAALNPHAGEGGLFGRQDIDISAPTIAEALSDGLDIVGPVPGDTVFVKLRAGQYDAVIAMYHDQGHIPVKLLGFEIDPATGKWMDLSGVNITLGLPIVRTSVDHGTAFDIAGKGIANERSLIEAIEFAERLAADR from the coding sequence ATGACGCAGCATCTGGCGATCACCATGGGCGACCCCGCCGGCATCGGCCCGGAAATCATCGTCAAGAGTGCCGCCCGCTTAAAGGACAGGCTCAACGAAGGTAAGTTAAAACTAACCATCATCGGCAGCGGCCCTGCCCTGCGGCTTGCCGAGCAACAGCTTGGCCTCGATATCGAGATTCCAGAGACTGAGATGGAGGAGGCCGACTGGCCGAACCTGTGCTTCATCCAGGCCGATGCCGAAGGAGAACCGATCCTGCCGGGCCGGCTTTCTGCAGACGGTGGACGTATGGCGTTCAAGGCGATCGAAAAGGGCGTTCAGCTCGCGCTATCGGGCAAGGTCGGCGGCATCGTCACCGCACCGCTCAACAAGGAAGCCCTCAACAAGGCCGGCTTCCACTATGCCGGCCATACCGAACTTTTAGCCGAACTGACAGGCGCGCGCGGCTCGGTGATGATGCTCGCCCATGGCAATATGCGTGTGAGCCACGTCACCACCCATGTCGCGCTGGAGGATGTGCCGAAGCGGCTTACGCCAGAGCGGCTGCGGCTCGTGATCGATCTGACCGACAAGGCGCTCAAGAATCTCGGCATCGCCAGCCCGAAGATCGCCGTGGCAGCGCTCAATCCGCATGCCGGCGAAGGCGGGCTCTTCGGCCGGCAGGATATCGATATTTCCGCGCCGACCATTGCCGAGGCGCTGTCCGATGGGCTCGATATCGTCGGCCCCGTTCCCGGCGATACTGTTTTCGTCAAGCTGCGCGCCGGCCAGTATGACGCCGTCATCGCCATGTATCACGATCAGGGCCATATCCCTGTGAAGTTGCTGGGTTTCGAGATCGATCCCGCGACGGGCAAATGGATGGATCTATCCGGCGTCAACATCACCCTCGGCCTGCCGATCGTGCGCACCTCGGTCGACCACGGCACCGCCTTCGACATCGCCGGCAAGGGCATCGCCAATGAACGCAGCCTGATCGAGGCGATCGAATTCGCCGAGAGGTTGGCGGCAGACCGTTAA
- a CDS encoding LysR family transcriptional regulator, with protein sequence MDMLSAMRIFTRVIERGSLSAAARDLGLGQPTVSERVEKLEKHLGARLLYRTTRSVQATDAGARFYDYAKRAIEAAEEAEASVASAETSLTGTFRIAAPHGLGEMTLPRLLVEFQRLHPALAIDMTLNDRFVDPMTEGVDLSIRIGEIGSGNFIARRLGTMRRLLLAAPGYIERNGLPREPAELAAHPFIRVAGFAADERLHLIGPNGKPVEPLIHTKWRVNHWRPLMEAVLAERGIGALFAAVCGKEIAEGRLVPVLPSYEFRRVDVHAIYPPGPRPAARTKAFLALLAERTEQLFAEVSGVP encoded by the coding sequence ATGGATATGCTTTCCGCCATGCGCATCTTCACTCGTGTCATCGAACGTGGCAGCCTTTCGGCCGCTGCGCGCGATCTTGGCCTCGGTCAACCCACCGTCAGCGAGCGCGTCGAGAAACTGGAGAAGCATCTGGGCGCGCGACTCCTCTACCGGACGACCCGCTCGGTGCAGGCAACCGATGCCGGCGCGCGCTTCTACGACTACGCCAAGCGCGCCATCGAAGCTGCCGAGGAAGCCGAGGCTTCGGTCGCATCGGCCGAAACGTCACTGACCGGAACCTTTCGGATCGCGGCACCGCATGGGCTTGGCGAGATGACTTTGCCCCGGCTGCTGGTCGAATTCCAGAGATTGCACCCGGCCCTGGCGATAGACATGACCTTGAATGATCGCTTCGTCGATCCGATGACCGAAGGCGTGGATCTCTCCATCCGTATCGGTGAGATCGGCAGCGGCAATTTCATTGCCCGCCGGCTTGGGACGATGCGACGGCTTCTGCTGGCTGCTCCTGGCTATATCGAACGAAATGGGCTGCCGCGTGAACCGGCGGAGCTTGCGGCACATCCGTTCATTAGGGTTGCCGGTTTCGCGGCAGACGAGCGGTTGCATCTGATCGGTCCCAACGGCAAGCCAGTGGAACCACTCATCCATACCAAATGGCGCGTCAATCATTGGAGGCCGCTGATGGAGGCGGTGCTGGCGGAGCGGGGGATAGGCGCATTGTTTGCGGCCGTCTGTGGCAAGGAAATCGCCGAAGGAAGGCTCGTTCCCGTACTTCCTTCCTATGAGTTCAGGCGGGTGGACGTCCATGCTATCTATCCGCCGGGGCCGCGTCCTGCGGCGAGGACGAAGGCTTTCCTTGCGCTGCTCGCCGAACGGACCGAACAGCTCTTTGCCGAGGTTTCTGGAGTGCCTTAA
- a CDS encoding SDR family oxidoreductase, translating into MQTSNIQTGNTEPPSFHGQNIVIIGGSSGIGLATARQAKHAGANLFLLSRNPERLRDAAEAIGGATQIVADIAAPQPSLFAEIDRIDHLLITAGTVHLQSLKDQSEADLLKVVSERLIGPLLAIKAALPLLHAKSSITMTSGQFASRPAAIGAVVAAAVAAVESTVRALALELSPMRINAVSPGWVDTPLLDGLMGEAKRQVLEQTASTLPSRNIGRPEDIAQAILFLMANRFVTGEVLHIDGGGRLV; encoded by the coding sequence TTGCAGACCAGCAACATTCAAACGGGCAATACAGAGCCCCCATCGTTTCACGGTCAGAACATCGTCATCATCGGCGGCTCTTCGGGGATCGGCCTGGCAACCGCCAGGCAGGCCAAGCACGCCGGCGCAAACCTCTTTCTATTATCCCGCAACCCTGAGCGTCTCCGCGATGCCGCCGAAGCGATCGGCGGCGCAACCCAGATCGTTGCGGATATCGCAGCCCCGCAGCCGTCGTTATTCGCCGAGATCGACAGGATCGATCATCTGCTGATCACGGCGGGGACTGTGCACCTGCAATCGCTTAAGGATCAGTCGGAAGCGGATCTCCTGAAGGTCGTCAGCGAGCGCCTGATCGGCCCCTTGCTCGCCATCAAAGCCGCTCTTCCCCTTCTTCATGCCAAAAGCTCGATTACCATGACCTCCGGGCAATTCGCCTCGCGCCCCGCCGCCATCGGTGCCGTCGTGGCAGCTGCGGTCGCTGCCGTCGAGAGCACGGTACGCGCCCTCGCGCTCGAATTATCGCCGATGCGCATCAACGCGGTTTCGCCGGGGTGGGTGGATACGCCCCTGCTCGACGGATTGATGGGTGAGGCGAAGCGGCAGGTCCTCGAACAAACCGCCTCGACCTTGCCCAGCCGCAATATCGGCAGGCCCGAGGATATCGCCCAAGCGATCCTCTTCCTGATGGCGAACCGCTTCGTAACAGGAGAAGTCCTGCATATCGATGGAGGCGGCCGCTTGGTCTAG
- a CDS encoding VOC family protein, which yields MSKIAPCLWFAREAEEAANFYVSLFPDSRIDHVQKNIVDMPSGKSDEVLVVTFTLAGQRFMALNGGDRIEYNHAISLEVDCADQAEVDRLWDGLVDGGTPVHCGWVTDRYGVYWQVVPAVLRKYIADPDPAKAARVMRAWMGMVKLDIAGLEAAYRG from the coding sequence ATGTCCAAGATTGCCCCATGCCTGTGGTTTGCGCGGGAAGCCGAGGAAGCTGCGAATTTCTATGTCTCGCTCTTCCCGGATTCCCGGATCGATCACGTGCAGAAGAACATTGTCGACATGCCCTCCGGCAAGTCCGATGAGGTTCTGGTCGTTACTTTCACACTTGCCGGCCAGCGCTTCATGGCACTGAACGGCGGCGACCGCATCGAATACAATCATGCGATCTCGCTGGAGGTGGATTGCGCCGACCAGGCTGAGGTCGACCGCCTATGGGACGGCCTTGTCGATGGCGGCACGCCGGTGCATTGCGGTTGGGTGACGGATCGCTACGGTGTCTACTGGCAGGTCGTGCCGGCAGTGCTCCGCAAATATATCGCCGATCCGGATCCGGCAAAGGCCGCCCGTGTCATGCGAGCCTGGATGGGCATGGTCAAGCTCGACATTGCCGGGCTCGAAGCCGCCTATCGCGGCTGA
- a CDS encoding metallophosphoesterase — MQHQRDRIDLTGRDYTAIYALSDIHGCHDEMAEAERRIIADARSLPGRKLLLFLGDYVDRGPRSSDVLAHLSAPPPEGFDRYALCGNHDDVFLRFLDDPDTNVHWLEFGALPTLASYGIDARHILFDLGYSVQQLRDMTLSAMPPAHIDLLRSLAVAVTFGSTLFVHAGIKPGIPLSYQTDEDLMWIREPFLSEGPQLPLLVVHGHTPHSRPTFGSSRIGIDTAVSMGGSLTILKIADGRPTILPSI, encoded by the coding sequence ATGCAGCATCAACGAGACCGTATCGATCTCACCGGACGTGATTACACAGCAATCTATGCCCTGAGCGACATCCATGGCTGCCACGACGAGATGGCGGAGGCTGAAAGGCGTATCATTGCCGACGCTCGCAGCCTTCCCGGCCGAAAGCTTCTGCTGTTTCTCGGCGATTATGTCGATCGCGGCCCGCGCTCCAGTGACGTGCTGGCCCATCTCAGCGCACCGCCACCGGAAGGCTTTGACCGCTACGCGCTTTGCGGCAATCACGACGATGTCTTCCTGCGCTTTCTCGATGATCCCGATACCAACGTCCATTGGCTCGAATTCGGCGCGCTGCCGACGCTCGCCTCCTATGGCATCGATGCCAGACACATTCTTTTCGACCTTGGCTATAGCGTCCAGCAATTGCGCGACATGACGCTTAGCGCCATGCCGCCAGCGCATATCGATCTGCTGCGTTCTTTGGCGGTTGCCGTCACGTTCGGCTCGACGCTCTTCGTCCATGCCGGCATCAAGCCCGGCATTCCCTTAAGTTATCAGACGGATGAAGACCTGATGTGGATCCGCGAACCCTTCCTGTCGGAGGGGCCGCAATTGCCGCTTCTGGTGGTCCACGGTCACACACCGCATTCGCGCCCTACTTTCGGCTCGAGCCGCATCGGCATCGACACGGCAGTCTCCATGGGCGGAAGCCTCACGATCCTCAAGATTGCCGATGGCAGGCCGACGATCCTGCCATCGATCTGA
- a CDS encoding efflux RND transporter permease subunit, producing MSINSTSGERKRFNLSRWAIAHPSIARFLFGLIIIAGALGLTHMGQKEDPDFTFRVMVVQTVWPGASLQDMEDQVVNKIERKLQETPHLDWVKSYTRAGFAITTIQIKGDTNTAEVKDAFYQIRKKVGDIGNELPSGLLGPYFNDEFGDTFITLHSISGDGYSYPELKKFAIQARDMLLSTPGVEKATIIGDQAEQIYIDVSSKALAERGLTLTDLKNAVVGQNNVDPAGNVDTSTRSVRISVEGDVNRIEDIKNLRLNAGGQVTRLGDIATVTAGLQDPYTAKFLFNGHPSVQLGVVMAPGFKVTDVGKSVEETYKRFEASLPIGVQVDQIANQPDVVTDAISEFMHALGEALVIVLIVSFLSIGWRSGLVIAIAIPLVLAATFAIMYEFGIDLQRISLGALIIALGLLVDDAMIVVELMERKLEEGLVKLDAASFAYSSTAFPMLTGTLITTAGFIPVGFAASTAGEYVRTLFYVVGIALVVSWFVAVYFTPWLGYMILKQRHHAGEHHDVFDTRFYRRLRSSVTWAVRHRVIVLFLTLAAFVGSLWSFQFIPQNFFPQSSRPEILVDLWLPEGTSIKEVERQAQALEARMADDPDKRFIATYVGQGAPRFFLPLDQQLTNPNYAQMLVMAKDESARERLITKMRGILAADFPSVRGKVDRLFLGPPTGWPVQLRVMGPDRQEVRRIADEVKQRFTQNPLLGAIHDDWLEPVPAMKLVIDQDRARALGVTSQRIRQMLQASMSGVTLDNYREGEETVGIVAREPEESRHLLTSVNSVYIPTDSGGFVPLSQVAKIVPVMEQSIEWRRDRLPTISVRATLPDNVQSNDVTAKLYNDMADLRNSLPAGYKIEIQGGAEDSAESQASIAAKAPIMLVIIVVLLMAQLQHFGKAMLVLATGPLGIIGAAGALLISGAPFGFVAILGVIALLGIIIRNSIILVDQIDQDIAAGMDRKEAIIGSAVRRFRPIMLTALTAVLALIPISRGVFWGPLAYAMMGGILVATVLTIFVLPAGYALFFGREPKSKSAEPPAKEQADEEERNTIQLPPAVAAE from the coding sequence ATGTCCATCAACAGCACCTCCGGCGAGAGGAAGCGCTTCAACCTGTCGCGCTGGGCGATCGCTCATCCCAGTATCGCTCGTTTTCTGTTCGGGCTAATCATCATCGCCGGCGCGCTCGGCCTGACCCATATGGGTCAGAAGGAAGATCCGGATTTCACCTTCCGCGTCATGGTCGTGCAGACCGTCTGGCCCGGCGCCTCGCTGCAGGACATGGAAGACCAGGTGGTCAACAAGATCGAGCGCAAGTTGCAGGAAACGCCGCATCTCGATTGGGTCAAATCCTATACCCGCGCCGGCTTTGCCATCACCACCATCCAGATCAAGGGCGACACCAACACAGCCGAGGTGAAGGACGCCTTCTACCAGATCCGCAAGAAGGTCGGCGATATCGGCAACGAGCTGCCGTCCGGCCTGCTCGGCCCTTATTTCAACGATGAATTCGGCGATACCTTCATCACGCTGCATTCGATCAGCGGCGACGGCTATAGCTATCCGGAGCTGAAGAAATTCGCCATCCAGGCCCGTGATATGCTGCTTTCGACGCCCGGCGTCGAGAAGGCCACCATCATCGGCGATCAGGCGGAGCAGATCTATATCGACGTCTCCTCCAAGGCTCTGGCCGAGCGCGGATTGACGCTCACCGATTTGAAGAACGCCGTTGTCGGCCAGAACAATGTCGATCCGGCCGGTAATGTCGATACCAGCACCCGCTCGGTGCGCATCTCGGTCGAGGGTGACGTCAACAGGATCGAGGATATCAAGAACCTGCGGCTCAATGCCGGCGGCCAGGTGACCCGTCTCGGCGATATCGCTACCGTCACCGCTGGGCTACAAGACCCCTATACCGCCAAGTTCCTCTTCAACGGCCATCCGAGCGTGCAGCTCGGCGTCGTCATGGCTCCAGGCTTCAAGGTGACCGATGTCGGCAAATCGGTTGAGGAAACCTACAAGCGATTCGAGGCTTCGCTGCCGATCGGCGTTCAGGTCGATCAGATCGCCAACCAGCCTGATGTCGTCACCGACGCAATTAGCGAATTCATGCATGCGCTGGGCGAAGCTCTCGTCATCGTGCTGATCGTCTCGTTCCTGTCGATCGGCTGGCGTTCCGGCCTCGTGATCGCCATCGCGATTCCGCTGGTGCTGGCCGCGACCTTCGCCATCATGTACGAGTTCGGCATCGACCTGCAGCGGATTTCGCTCGGCGCCCTCATCATCGCGCTCGGCCTGCTGGTCGACGACGCCATGATCGTGGTCGAACTCATGGAGCGCAAGCTGGAGGAGGGGCTGGTAAAGCTCGATGCCGCCAGCTTCGCCTATTCCTCGACTGCCTTCCCGATGCTGACGGGCACGCTGATTACAACAGCCGGCTTTATTCCTGTGGGCTTTGCTGCATCGACGGCCGGCGAATATGTCCGCACGCTGTTCTATGTCGTCGGCATCGCGCTCGTCGTCTCCTGGTTCGTGGCCGTCTATTTCACGCCATGGCTTGGCTATATGATCCTCAAGCAGCGCCACCATGCCGGCGAGCATCATGATGTGTTCGACACGCGCTTCTATCGCCGCCTGCGGTCGTCGGTCACCTGGGCCGTGCGCCATCGCGTCATCGTTCTGTTCCTGACGCTTGCCGCCTTCGTCGGCAGTCTCTGGTCGTTCCAGTTCATTCCGCAGAACTTCTTCCCGCAGTCGTCGCGTCCGGAAATCCTGGTCGATCTCTGGCTGCCCGAAGGCACCAGCATCAAAGAGGTCGAGCGTCAGGCACAGGCCTTGGAAGCCCGCATGGCCGACGATCCGGACAAGCGTTTCATCGCCACCTATGTCGGCCAAGGTGCGCCGCGCTTCTTCCTGCCGCTCGATCAGCAGCTCACCAATCCGAACTATGCCCAGATGCTGGTCATGGCCAAGGACGAGTCGGCCCGCGAGCGGCTGATCACCAAGATGCGTGGCATCCTGGCAGCAGATTTCCCCTCCGTCCGTGGCAAGGTCGACCGCCTGTTCCTCGGTCCGCCCACCGGCTGGCCCGTGCAGCTGCGCGTCATGGGGCCTGACCGGCAGGAGGTTCGCCGTATTGCCGACGAGGTGAAGCAGCGCTTTACCCAAAACCCGCTGCTCGGCGCCATCCATGACGACTGGCTCGAGCCGGTGCCGGCCATGAAGCTGGTGATCGATCAGGACCGTGCCCGCGCTCTCGGCGTCACCTCTCAGCGCATCCGCCAGATGCTGCAGGCCTCGATGTCCGGCGTCACCCTCGACAATTATCGCGAAGGCGAGGAAACCGTCGGGATCGTTGCTCGCGAGCCGGAGGAAAGCCGTCATCTGCTGACCTCGGTAAACTCGGTCTATATTCCGACAGACTCCGGTGGGTTTGTGCCGCTATCGCAGGTTGCCAAGATCGTGCCTGTCATGGAACAGAGCATCGAATGGCGCCGTGACCGTCTGCCGACTATCAGCGTGCGGGCAACCTTGCCCGACAATGTGCAGTCGAACGATGTGACGGCCAAGCTCTACAACGACATGGCTGATCTGAGGAACAGCCTGCCGGCTGGCTACAAGATCGAGATCCAGGGCGGCGCCGAGGACAGTGCCGAAAGCCAGGCCTCGATCGCCGCCAAGGCGCCGATCATGCTCGTCATCATCGTCGTGCTCCTGATGGCGCAGCTGCAGCACTTCGGCAAGGCGATGCTGGTGCTGGCGACCGGCCCGCTCGGCATCATCGGTGCGGCGGGCGCCCTCCTGATCAGCGGTGCACCCTTTGGCTTCGTCGCGATCCTCGGCGTTATCGCTCTGCTCGGCATCATCATCCGCAACTCGATCATCCTCGTCGACCAGATCGATCAGGATATCGCGGCGGGCATGGACAGGAAGGAAGCGATCATTGGCTCGGCCGTACGTCGTTTCCGGCCGATCATGCTGACGGCGCTGACGGCCGTGCTGGCGCTGATCCCGATCTCGCGCGGCGTCTTCTGGGGTCCGCTTGCTTACGCCATGATGGGCGGCATTCTGGTTGCGACCGTGCTGACGATCTTCGTGCTGCCCGCTGGCTACGCCCTGTTCTTCGGCCGCGAGCCGAAGAGCAAGTCGGCGGAGCCGCCGGCCAAGGAGCAGGCCGACGAGGAGGAGCGGAATACGATTCAGCTGCCGCCGGCCGTGGCGGCGGAGTAA
- a CDS encoding efflux RND transporter periplasmic adaptor subunit, translating to MVSLTTNTLRAAAGAVLLAALGLGLTGCNEKKEETAEVIRPVKVVEIAQADTTRKLDYSGAVRARTEMNLGFRVNGKIVERKVDIGQRVKPGDVIARMDATDYVLAVRRSQADLDAAEKQVQTTELARTRAQTLFDKNVTSKSQLEQAELSYEQAVSTRDSAVSALTEAKNQVAYADLTSDMNGIVTAINADVGQVVSSGTPVITVAVDGEKEVQVAVPEMDIAQFKVGKDVKARFWSDAALVLNGKVREVSGSADQSRTFAVRVSVPNDPRVLLGMTATIEALADNTQPFVSIPLSALAQRDGQQIVWLVDRSAGTVHSRAIKVADFSDDGVRVADGLKTGDVVVAAGTQFMSENMKVKLSGATTQQASAETKAASADIVR from the coding sequence ATGGTTTCGCTGACGACCAACACTCTACGGGCCGCTGCCGGTGCGGTTCTACTTGCAGCCTTGGGGCTTGGGCTTACGGGCTGCAATGAGAAGAAAGAGGAGACGGCGGAGGTGATCCGGCCGGTCAAGGTCGTTGAAATCGCCCAGGCTGATACAACACGCAAGCTCGACTATTCCGGCGCCGTTCGTGCGCGGACGGAAATGAATCTTGGCTTTCGCGTCAACGGCAAGATCGTCGAGCGCAAGGTGGATATCGGCCAGAGGGTAAAGCCCGGCGATGTGATCGCCCGTATGGACGCGACCGATTATGTTCTTGCCGTGCGCCGTTCGCAGGCCGATCTGGATGCGGCCGAAAAGCAGGTGCAGACGACCGAGCTTGCCCGCACGCGTGCTCAGACGCTCTTCGACAAAAACGTCACTTCCAAGTCGCAGCTCGAGCAGGCGGAGCTTTCCTATGAGCAGGCCGTCTCGACCCGGGATTCTGCTGTCTCGGCTCTGACCGAAGCCAAGAACCAGGTCGCCTATGCCGACCTGACCTCCGACATGAACGGTATCGTGACCGCAATCAATGCCGATGTCGGCCAGGTGGTCAGTTCCGGCACACCTGTCATCACCGTTGCCGTCGATGGCGAGAAGGAAGTGCAGGTCGCTGTCCCGGAAATGGACATCGCCCAGTTCAAAGTCGGCAAGGACGTCAAGGCGCGCTTCTGGTCCGACGCGGCCCTCGTGCTCAATGGAAAGGTGCGGGAAGTCTCCGGAAGCGCCGATCAGTCGCGCACCTTCGCGGTGCGTGTAAGCGTGCCGAACGATCCGCGCGTTCTCCTTGGCATGACTGCAACGATCGAGGCGCTTGCCGACAATACGCAGCCTTTTGTTTCCATTCCGCTGAGCGCGCTCGCGCAGAGGGATGGGCAGCAGATCGTCTGGCTGGTCGATCGCAGTGCCGGCACCGTGCATTCCCGCGCCATCAAGGTCGCGGACTTTTCCGATGACGGCGTGCGTGTGGCCGATGGCCTCAAGACCGGCGATGTCGTCGTTGCAGCCGGCACTCAGTTCATGAGCGAAAACATGAAGGTCAAGCTTTCTGGTGCCACAACCCAGCAAGCCTCCGCTGAAACCAAAGCCGCCTCGGCGGATATCGTACGCTGA
- a CDS encoding TetR family transcriptional regulator, producing MLDLSDVSADPARQENITRILDAAEKLFRHYGYSKTNVADIARDLGMSTANIYRFFGSKTEIHQALCGRMLGQSYQMALANRNLPLSATERLRAYALSQYKMILETMLDEQKVHEMVVVAIERDWHVIEKHIERMQALVAEIIAEGIAAGEFAEQDPHLAAKCFAAATVDLCHPQMVAQCLAKSYQADPEDIIAFVIRALKK from the coding sequence ATGCTCGATCTTTCCGACGTTAGCGCCGATCCTGCCCGCCAGGAAAACATCACGCGCATCCTCGACGCCGCCGAAAAGCTGTTTCGCCACTATGGCTACAGCAAGACGAACGTCGCCGATATCGCCCGGGATCTCGGCATGTCGACAGCAAATATCTACCGGTTCTTCGGCTCCAAGACTGAAATCCACCAGGCTCTTTGTGGGCGCATGCTCGGTCAGAGCTATCAGATGGCCCTCGCCAACCGTAATCTGCCGCTTAGCGCAACCGAGCGGCTGCGGGCCTATGCGCTTTCCCAGTACAAAATGATATTGGAGACCATGCTTGACGAGCAGAAGGTTCACGAGATGGTCGTTGTCGCCATCGAGCGCGATTGGCACGTCATCGAAAAGCATATCGAGCGCATGCAGGCACTGGTCGCCGAAATCATCGCCGAGGGGATTGCTGCCGGCGAATTCGCCGAACAGGACCCGCATCTTGCAGCCAAATGCTTCGCTGCTGCGACTGTCGACCTCTGTCATCCGCAGATGGTGGCACAGTGCCTTGCCAAGTCCTACCAGGCAGATCCCGAAGACATCATCGCGTTCGTCATCAGGGCTTTGAAGAAATAG
- a CDS encoding OsmC family protein, translating into MQINRTGSAQWSGGLKDGKGQISTQSGALNHYPYGFASRFEGVAGTNPEELIGAAHAGCFTMALSLILNEAGFTAESMETTAKVTLESVEGGFAITAIHLTLTGKVPGADEATFTELANKAKAGCPVSKALASVPISLEVHAA; encoded by the coding sequence ATGCAGATCAATCGCACAGGTTCGGCTCAATGGTCCGGTGGCTTGAAGGACGGCAAGGGTCAGATTTCGACGCAGAGCGGCGCGCTCAATCATTATCCTTACGGTTTTGCCAGCCGCTTCGAAGGCGTTGCCGGCACCAATCCGGAAGAGCTGATCGGCGCGGCGCATGCCGGCTGCTTCACCATGGCCTTGTCGCTGATCCTCAATGAAGCCGGCTTCACTGCCGAAAGCATGGAGACGACGGCCAAGGTGACGCTTGAAAGCGTCGAAGGCGGGTTCGCCATCACCGCCATCCACCTGACGCTGACCGGCAAGGTGCCTGGCGCCGATGAAGCGACCTTCACCGAGCTTGCCAACAAGGCGAAAGCCGGTTGCCCGGTTTCCAAGGCGCTTGCTTCCGTTCCGATATCGCTGGAAGTTCACGCCGCTTAA
- a CDS encoding FadR/GntR family transcriptional regulator, whose product MESLERQEHDSSAQPGRRPRVRRNVTAAIAEDICAERYPSGSTLPRENDLCEMYGVSRTVIRESLKVLESKGLVRGKPRIGTMVCDKDDWNILDQDVLEWMGPYIADFDILGSILEARRTIEPAAAEYAAERATAREIADLESAWQQMRDSGNDPEGFTEADVTFHKLLLSASHNQVFRRLSSAMHAGLKYALHASNVAADSRDEAIAVHGELVEALRLRDRDAARACAHHMLDLAARDLAVERRLDKGRKTNPETPRSAASRR is encoded by the coding sequence GTGGAATCGCTCGAAAGACAGGAGCACGACTCATCGGCTCAGCCTGGCCGCCGTCCGCGCGTGCGCAGAAACGTGACAGCGGCCATCGCGGAAGACATCTGCGCCGAACGCTATCCCTCCGGCTCGACCCTGCCGCGCGAAAACGATCTCTGCGAAATGTACGGCGTCAGCCGCACGGTCATTCGCGAATCCCTCAAGGTGCTGGAGTCCAAGGGCCTCGTGCGCGGCAAGCCGCGCATCGGCACCATGGTCTGCGACAAGGACGACTGGAACATTCTCGACCAGGATGTGCTGGAATGGATGGGGCCCTATATCGCCGATTTCGATATTCTCGGCTCCATCCTTGAAGCGCGCCGCACCATAGAACCCGCGGCCGCAGAATACGCGGCCGAGCGCGCTACGGCTCGCGAAATTGCCGACCTGGAGAGCGCATGGCAGCAGATGCGCGACAGCGGCAATGATCCGGAGGGCTTTACCGAGGCCGACGTGACATTCCACAAGCTGCTGCTCAGCGCCAGCCACAATCAGGTGTTCCGGCGCCTCTCCAGCGCCATGCATGCCGGCCTCAAATATGCGCTTCACGCCTCCAACGTCGCCGCCGACAGCCGTGACGAAGCAATCGCCGTTCACGGCGAACTCGTGGAAGCGCTGCGCCTGCGCGACCGCGATGCGGCGCGCGCCTGCGCTCACCATATGCTCGATCTTGCCGCCCGCGATCTCGCCGTCGAACGACGGCTGGACAAAGGCCGGAAAACAAATCCCGAAACCCCGAGATCTGCGGCCTCGCGCCGCTGA